One window from the genome of Glycine soja cultivar W05 chromosome 12, ASM419377v2, whole genome shotgun sequence encodes:
- the LOC114379951 gene encoding F-box/kelch-repeat protein At5g60570-like — protein sequence MTKRIRKDCSLQEDVEKVNNSFVELDTREGMNDGFPRAGPNDSLLPGLFDDVALNCLAWASRSDYASLACINKRYNLLIRSGYLSELRKKLGIVELEHLVYLVCDPRGWEVFDPKKNRWITLPKIPCDECFNHADKESLAVGSEMLVFGRELMDFAIWKYSLISCNWVKCKEMNRPRCLFGSGNLGSIAIVAGGSDKYGNVLESAELYDSNSGTWELLPNMHTPRRLCSGFFMDGKFYVIGGMSSPIVSLTCGEEYDLKTRNWRKIEGMYPYVNGAAQAPPLVAVVDNQLYAVEHLTNMVNKYDKERNTWSELGRLPVRADSSNGWGLAFKACGEKLLVVSGQRGPEGEAVVLNSWRPRTGFRNGTIDWKVLGVKEHVGVFVYNCAVMGWSGEMLLD from the coding sequence ATGACAAAGAGAATACGTAAGGATTGTTCCTTGCAGGAGGATGTAGAGAAAGTGAATAATAGCTTTGTTGAATTGGATACAAGGGAAGGAATGAATGATGGTTTTCCTAGAGCTGGACCAAATGATTCGCTTCTTCCTGGTCTTTTTGATGATGTTGCGCTGAATTGTCTTGCTTGGGCTAGTAGATCTGATTATGCTTCACTAGCATGTATAAATAAAAGGTACAACTTGCTGATTAGGAGCGGGTATCTATCTGAGTTGAGGAAGAAGCTGGGGATTGTGGAGCTAGAGCATTTGGTTTATTTGGTTTGTGATCCAAGAGGGTGGGAGGTATTTGACCCCAAGAAGAATAGATGGATAACATTACCTAAGATACCTTGTGATGAGTGTTTTAATCATGCAGACAAGGAGTCCTTGGCTGTGGGGAGTGAAATGCTGGTTTTTGGTCGGGAATTGATGGATTTTGCCATTTGGAAGTACAGCTTGATTTCTTGCAATTGGGTGAAGTGTAAGGAGATGAACCGTCCTCGCTGCTTGTTCGGATCTGGCAATCTTGGTTCAATTGCTATTGTTGCTGGTGGAAGTGATAAATATGGAAATGTTCTTGAATCGGCAGAGTTGTATGACTCAAATTCAGGTACATGGGAACTATTGCCAAACATGCATACACCACGTAGATTGTGCTCTGGTTTTTTTATGGATGGCAAATTCTATGTGATTGGTGGCATGTCAAGTCCTATTGTTTCATTGACTTGTGGGGAGGAGTATGATCTTAAGACTAGAAATTGGCGGAAAATAGAGGGTATGTACCCATATGTTAATGGGGCTGCTCAGGCACCTCCACTTGTGGCAGTTGTGGATAACCAGTTGTATGCCGTTGAGCATCTAACCAACATGGTGAATAAATATGACAAGGAAAGGAACACCTGGAGTGAATTGGGAAGACTTCCAGTACGGGCTGATTCTTCTAATGGATGGGGCCTGGCTTTCAAGGCTTGTGGGGAGAAACTTCTGGTTGTGAGTGGACAAAGGGGTCCAGAAGGTGAAGCTGTTGTGCTGAATTCATGGCGTCCTAGGACAGGGTTCAGGAATGGAACCATAGATTGGAAAGTACTTGGTGTGAAGGAGCATGTTGGGGTGTTTGTGTACAATTGTGCTGTTATGGGATGGTCCGGTGAGATGCTTTTAGATTGA